A part of Corvus cornix cornix isolate S_Up_H32 chromosome Z, ASM73873v5, whole genome shotgun sequence genomic DNA contains:
- the LOC104690500 gene encoding zinc finger protein 474 produces the protein MSRTPFPRRPPFKVCYICGREFGSMSISIHEPKCLKKWHIENNQLPRHLRRPEPRKPEVPAGGSYTLADENEAAYYSAQAQFVPCRNCGRTFFPDRLPVHERCCKGGSKRGVRLPDSTAHKSGNGPRSGTGSASGDPSKAHQGMRRAAPGVSDQAKVKRQPPTVICYICGREYGTKSISIHEPQCLKKWYQENDNLPKHLRRPEPKKPEVRTVQAKGFYDLHALNEAAWTSAQAQLVPCDICGRTFLPDGLIIHQRSCKPKRGK, from the exons ATGTCTCGAACACCCTTCCCTAGAAGACCTCCCTTCAAGGTGTGCTATATCTGTGGCAGAGAATTTGGATCAATGTCTATTTCTATACATGAACCTAAGTGCCTAAAGAAGTGGCATATTGAGAACAATCAGCTACCAAGGCACCTTAGAAGGCCAGAGCCCAGGAAACCTGAGGTCCCTGCTGGTGGTTCCTATACACTTGCAGATGAAAATGAGGCAGCTTATTACAGTGCTCAAGCCCAGTTTGTGCCCTGTCGAAACTGTGGCCGAACCTTTTTTCCTGACCGTCTCCCTGTGCATGAAAGGTGTTGCAAAGGAGGTAGCAAACGAGGTGTGAGGCTACCAGACTCTACTGCACATAAATCTGGTAATGGACCGAGATCTGGAACTGGCTCAGCAAGTGGTGATCCATCTAAGGCCCATCAAGGAATGAGGAGGGCTGCACCAGGTGTATCAGACCAG GCAAAAGTGAAAAGACAGCCACCAACAGTGATTTGCTACATATGTGGCCGTGAGTATGGAACAAAATCTATTAGTATACATGAGCCACAATGCCTGAAAAAATGGTACCAGGAGAATGACAACCTCCCCAAGCACTTGAGAAGGCCAGAGCCCAAAAAGCCTGAAGTCAGAACCGTGCAAG CCAAAGGTTTCTATGATCTTCATGCTTTAAATGAGGCTGCCTGGACCAGTGCCCAAGCCCAGCTAGTTCCATGTGATATTTGTGGGCGTACGTTTCTTCCAGACGGACTGATCATCCACCAGAGGTCCTGTAAACCAAAACGGGGAAAGTGA